Proteins co-encoded in one Nostoc sp. C052 genomic window:
- a CDS encoding DNA cytosine methyltransferase — translation MTKAVIFELSAIPEKFLEDDLRGSQLHSQGCLYPYLEKKKLLDGTIAFYPRVIGQRDPDNPIQWRWGFNWEERVDGLWKGRSIGSIPPGAVYMIRLMQQQGAIREDIIAFIKKAKSKKPSPKLDVCKNFDNTKLKPVLPDDAPIAVVLFAGGGGIEAGMVEAGIRPVIAVEFDPSKPELSKAIAKTHHHNFSEYGCRIIQLTVQEVARLGFLGFPRRPDYLHASPVCANFSQAHTAKAGKGGETTDDLTAAIAVAEAIRQLQPRVFTLENVPRYQNSQSFAIILNALELAGYSVTYSVVNMADFGLPQARRRLVLIASRGLSIALPLGTTPCGWYEAIAHLIPTMTDSQLLLKQQQALEKFLAENAPTPLLIERVGGRKLPKYKPGHLPCNTILRSHFTDHKGCNRSKFADIWLPDSTVKSLSIQGVAILQGFPGWYEFANETATAGSIIGYSVPPSFAAQLFTHIQKQLSGAFL, via the coding sequence ATGACTAAAGCAGTAATATTTGAGTTATCTGCAATACCCGAAAAATTCTTAGAAGACGACCTTAGAGGTTCACAACTGCATAGCCAAGGATGCCTCTATCCGTATCTCGAAAAGAAAAAGCTACTTGATGGGACTATAGCCTTTTACCCACGAGTGATAGGCCAACGTGACCCAGACAACCCGATTCAGTGGCGATGGGGTTTTAACTGGGAAGAACGAGTTGATGGATTATGGAAAGGACGAAGTATCGGCTCAATTCCCCCTGGCGCTGTCTACATGATTCGTCTAATGCAACAACAGGGGGCAATTAGGGAAGATATTATCGCCTTTATCAAAAAAGCGAAATCCAAAAAGCCATCACCAAAATTAGATGTCTGCAAAAATTTTGATAACACAAAATTAAAACCAGTTCTTCCAGATGATGCCCCGATCGCTGTAGTACTGTTCGCTGGCGGCGGCGGAATTGAAGCGGGGATGGTTGAAGCCGGGATTCGCCCAGTCATTGCAGTAGAGTTTGACCCAAGTAAACCAGAACTGAGTAAAGCGATCGCCAAAACCCATCACCACAACTTTAGCGAGTACGGCTGTAGAATAATCCAACTAACAGTTCAAGAAGTAGCGCGGTTAGGATTTCTAGGTTTTCCCCGCCGCCCCGATTACCTCCATGCCTCCCCGGTGTGTGCCAACTTCAGCCAAGCTCACACAGCCAAAGCGGGTAAGGGCGGCGAAACTACCGATGACCTGACGGCTGCGATCGCAGTAGCAGAAGCAATCCGACAGTTGCAGCCACGGGTGTTTACTCTTGAAAATGTCCCGCGTTATCAGAACAGTCAGAGTTTTGCCATCATCCTGAATGCTTTGGAACTTGCGGGGTACTCGGTTACTTACAGCGTGGTCAACATGGCTGATTTTGGGTTGCCCCAGGCGCGGCGGCGGTTAGTCCTGATTGCCAGTAGGGGTTTGAGCATTGCCTTACCTTTGGGAACTACACCTTGCGGTTGGTATGAGGCGATCGCCCATCTCATCCCCACGATGACCGATTCCCAACTACTCCTCAAACAACAGCAAGCTTTGGAGAAATTTTTAGCCGAGAATGCGCCAACACCACTATTGATTGAACGGGTTGGGGGACGCAAGTTACCCAAGTACAAGCCTGGGCATCTACCCTGTAATACCATATTGCGATCGCATTTCACAGATCACAAAGGTTGCAACCGTAGTAAGTTCGCTGATATCTGGTTGCCGGATAGTACGGTCAAATCCTTGTCTATTCAAGGGGTTGCAATCTTGCAAGGGTTTCCCGGTTGGTACGAATTTGCCAACGAGACTGCTACGGCAGGGTCAATCATTGGTTACTCTGTACCACCCAGTTTTGCCGCGCAGTTATTTACTCACATACAGAAACAATTATCAGGAGCATTTTTATGA
- a CDS encoding GMC family oxidoreductase has translation MTQYDYIVIGAGSAGCVIANRLTEDPDTTVLLLEAGNPDTKPEIQIPLECTNLLGTEVDWGYFSQPEPYLNNRKIFCPRGKVLGGSSSINFLMYIRGNPHDYDHWQELGNPGWSYQDVLPYFKKSENQQRGASKYHAVDGELSVTDFISPTTISQRFVDAAVALGYDHNPDFNGMQQSGAGPFQLTVKDGKRHSAAAAFLVPILQRPNLTTITGALVTRLLFESTCTVGVEYLHERTLNQARINSEVILSAGAFDSPKLLMLSGIGDAEQLQALGIELVANLPGVGQNLQDHVVVPVPYEATVDLHTAITSNGIAESGLFLHSEGNLDTAPDLELIFGPILFAPPGYAHSSLGFTGLVTLTHPQNIGSVKLQSLDPKDTPIIQMNYLQSQSDVQKLIEGVKLIRKLFHTSAFDEFRGKEIAPGADVTSDAALEAYIRETCGTVYHPVGTCQMGTDSMAVVDHELRVHGVKGLRVVDASIMPKLTTGHTNAPTIMIGEKAADLIKAKGRVSQQVSAAIAS, from the coding sequence ATGACTCAATATGACTACATTGTGATTGGTGCAGGTTCGGCAGGCTGTGTAATTGCCAATCGTTTGACAGAAGACCCTGATACAACTGTGTTATTACTCGAAGCAGGTAATCCAGATACAAAACCAGAGATTCAGATTCCGTTAGAATGCACAAATCTATTAGGCACTGAGGTGGACTGGGGATATTTCTCCCAACCAGAACCCTACCTAAATAACCGCAAAATCTTTTGTCCCCGTGGCAAAGTTTTGGGGGGTAGCAGTTCGATTAATTTCTTAATGTATATCCGAGGTAATCCTCACGATTATGACCACTGGCAGGAATTAGGTAATCCCGGTTGGAGTTACCAAGATGTGTTGCCCTATTTCAAGAAATCTGAAAATCAGCAACGCGGTGCTTCTAAATACCACGCTGTTGATGGCGAGTTGAGTGTCACCGATTTCATTTCCCCTACTACAATATCCCAGCGATTTGTAGACGCTGCGGTGGCACTAGGATATGACCACAATCCTGATTTCAACGGAATGCAGCAGTCAGGAGCGGGGCCTTTTCAGTTGACAGTCAAGGATGGGAAAAGACACAGTGCTGCTGCGGCATTTCTAGTGCCCATTCTCCAGCGTCCCAATTTAACAACAATAACAGGCGCGTTGGTAACTCGATTGTTGTTTGAGAGTACCTGCACTGTTGGAGTGGAATATCTACACGAAAGAACGCTAAACCAAGCCAGGATCAACTCCGAAGTGATTTTAAGTGCGGGCGCGTTCGATTCGCCCAAACTGCTAATGCTGTCGGGTATTGGGGATGCAGAACAATTACAAGCCTTGGGGATTGAACTCGTAGCTAATCTGCCAGGGGTTGGTCAAAACCTCCAAGACCACGTTGTTGTTCCTGTGCCATACGAGGCAACTGTTGATTTGCATACTGCAATTACTAGTAATGGCATTGCTGAATCTGGATTATTTTTACATAGCGAGGGTAATCTAGACACTGCACCAGATTTAGAACTGATCTTCGGCCCCATTCTGTTCGCACCTCCTGGCTATGCTCACTCTAGTTTGGGATTTACAGGTTTAGTCACTTTGACCCACCCCCAAAATATTGGCAGTGTCAAGTTGCAATCGCTTGACCCCAAAGACACACCGATCATTCAGATGAACTATCTGCAAAGTCAATCTGATGTCCAAAAGCTCATTGAGGGAGTTAAATTAATCCGCAAATTGTTTCATACAAGTGCCTTTGATGAGTTTCGAGGCAAAGAAATCGCGCCGGGTGCCGACGTGACTAGCGATGCAGCACTCGAAGCCTATATCCGGGAAACCTGCGGTACGGTGTATCATCCAGTTGGTACTTGTCAAATGGGTACTGACTCAATGGCAGTTGTAGACCATGAACTTCGGGTACATGGGGTTAAGGGGTTGCGTGTCGTTGACGCATCAATTATGCCAAAGCTAACCACGGGGCATACGAACGCGCCCACCATTATGATCGGCGAAAAAGCAGCCGATTTAATAAAAGCCAAAGGTCGCGTTTCACAGCAAGTATCGGCGGCAATTGCAAGCTAA
- a CDS encoding transposase — protein sequence MTLTKVKTTSYKVETLAQLYIEGKPAQISDQAIAQLCDWLMDEFHQLPLNLQFSDYMRYDNPEAMFADIEQSHLWVSADSYDSSVYPNPIYGFIFQGMHDYDHYLTDSDFSLAGEIVAYNFTARRVPSLEIQKVLYSEIVLRSAAYLHLGHAVAPKIVFP from the coding sequence ATGACTCTTACAAAAGTAAAGACAACCTCATATAAAGTAGAAACACTCGCCCAACTCTATATAGAAGGCAAGCCAGCCCAAATTTCTGATCAAGCTATCGCCCAACTCTGTGACTGGCTGATGGATGAGTTCCATCAACTGCCTTTGAATCTACAGTTTTCCGATTACATGCGATATGACAATCCTGAAGCGATGTTTGCTGATATTGAGCAAAGTCATCTTTGGGTTTCTGCGGATAGTTATGATTCTTCTGTCTATCCCAATCCAATTTATGGGTTTATTTTCCAGGGAATGCACGACTATGACCACTACTTGACGGACAGTGATTTCAGTTTGGCAGGGGAAATTGTAGCTTATAACTTCACCGCAAGACGAGTTCCCAGCCTGGAGATTCAAAAGGTTCTCTACTCCGAAATCGTGTTGAGATCGGCTGCCTATCTTCATCTAGGACATGCAGTTGCTCCTAAAATCGTGTTTCCGTAA
- a CDS encoding globin family protein — MSLNIELLESSFLQIKPQETEFMAHFYKTLFADYPEVKPLFANTHMGKQAKQLFKSLVMVVENLRNPDVLSNALQGLGTRHVKYGVLPEHYPMVGSTLLKTFSIYLGSTWTPNTEQAWIEAYTVVTELMLSGTDYSSKILTPHAQQV, encoded by the coding sequence ATGTCTTTAAACATTGAATTGTTGGAATCCAGTTTTTTGCAGATTAAACCCCAGGAAACCGAGTTTATGGCTCACTTCTATAAAACTTTGTTTGCGGACTATCCAGAGGTCAAGCCATTGTTTGCTAATACTCACATGGGAAAGCAAGCCAAGCAACTTTTCAAATCACTTGTTATGGTTGTAGAAAATCTCCGCAACCCCGACGTTTTGTCTAACGCACTTCAGGGACTAGGAACTCGACATGTTAAGTATGGCGTGCTGCCTGAACATTATCCAATGGTAGGTAGTACGTTGTTAAAAACGTTTTCGATTTACTTGGGAAGTACCTGGACACCGAATACTGAGCAGGCATGGATCGAGGCGTATACAGTCGTGACTGAATTAATGTTGAGCGGTACAGACTACTCATCTAAGATTCTGACTCCTCATGCTCAACAAGTTTAG
- a CDS encoding DUF4157 domain-containing protein, whose product MKFPKIHLSTPSNPKTPENNSALAPKLSSIPSANATGGHKSTQEIEDKAFAEKQMEATELKLQAKFGSITPEGQERLNVLQAKMDGLLNSRLEHATRFSHNIANISLRRPDTPTSIQAKLTIGETGDKYEQEADETASQVVQRIHQPQSEKLQRERESLPEEEKLQIKPEGSVQRESLPEGEEELQMKPEGSIQRESLPAEEEELQMKPMMQGASDRGIPASSDLETSIQQARGSGQPLADSIKSPMEQAFGADFSRVKVHTDTQADQLNQSIQAKAFTTGHDVFFRQGEYQPGSRGGQELLAHELTHVLQQNSDTVQCRIIQRAVDTMGGSWEANNYQSVLENGNPGAEIELEFMPNKLVNSKKIALLQKIEKTHNGINLDRGYADKKNNNEEFFGNATKTAASRTQGNGHWDRGLTYTNPVYGAPNLKTGEPVSKTPKSKLDMNSTTSPDKMSNYQLGHRYRLFPGLKWNERSAKLYDKPNMPTATIGSNMIFETTAISLEGAQKNVYYGSVKWGWNINSIADSNGKVATTDIELEPLAVVEIGTPSAEMKDLANTWNQADTYTRDAPEGIPNTGIPTTNHSTTLTLQELQDPARIQQEINNLLAQLKLNQPKNDKQNKQFELKFLKKKLQELK is encoded by the coding sequence ATGAAATTTCCCAAAATCCACTTATCTACTCCCTCAAATCCTAAAACCCCAGAAAATAATTCAGCATTAGCGCCTAAGCTCTCTAGTATTCCATCAGCAAATGCGACAGGGGGACACAAGTCAACTCAAGAAATCGAGGACAAAGCCTTTGCTGAAAAACAAATGGAGGCAACTGAACTAAAGCTACAGGCCAAGTTTGGCTCAATTACGCCCGAAGGACAAGAGCGCCTAAATGTGTTGCAAGCCAAGATGGACGGATTATTGAATTCTCGACTTGAACACGCAACCCGATTTAGTCATAATATTGCCAATATTTCACTGAGAAGACCAGATACACCAACATCAATACAAGCAAAACTGACAATTGGAGAAACTGGCGATAAGTACGAGCAAGAGGCTGACGAAACTGCGTCTCAGGTAGTCCAAAGGATTCATCAACCACAAAGCGAAAAACTCCAGCGAGAGCGAGAGTCTTTACCTGAAGAAGAGAAATTGCAAATCAAGCCAGAAGGCAGTGTTCAACGCGAGTCTCTGCCTGAAGGGGAAGAAGAACTGCAAATGAAACCCGAGGGCAGCATACAGCGAGAATCTCTGCCAGCCGAAGAAGAGGAATTACAAATGAAGCCGATGATGCAGGGTGCGTCAGATAGAGGGATACCTGCATCATCAGATTTGGAAACATCAATACAACAGGCACGGGGAAGCGGACAACCACTGGCTGATAGTATCAAGTCACCTATGGAACAGGCTTTTGGGGCTGATTTTAGTCGAGTGAAGGTTCACACAGATACTCAGGCTGACCAGTTAAATCAATCGATACAGGCGAAGGCGTTTACGACCGGGCACGATGTGTTCTTTCGGCAGGGAGAATATCAGCCGGGGAGTCGAGGGGGGCAGGAGTTGTTGGCCCATGAATTGACCCATGTTTTACAGCAGAATAGTGATACTGTGCAGTGCCGGATTATCCAACGGGCAGTAGACACAATGGGTGGTAGTTGGGAAGCTAATAATTACCAATCAGTGTTAGAGAATGGAAATCCCGGCGCAGAAATTGAGCTAGAATTCATGCCTAACAAATTAGTGAACTCTAAAAAAATAGCACTGCTCCAAAAAATAGAAAAAACTCATAATGGCATAAATTTAGATCGAGGATATGCAGACAAAAAGAATAACAATGAAGAATTTTTTGGGAACGCAACAAAAACAGCAGCAAGCCGAACTCAAGGAAATGGTCATTGGGATCGTGGACTCACCTATACCAATCCAGTTTATGGTGCCCCGAATTTGAAAACAGGAGAGCCAGTATCGAAAACACCCAAAAGCAAATTGGACATGAACTCTACGACATCCCCAGACAAGATGTCTAACTATCAGTTAGGCCATCGTTACAGATTGTTTCCAGGTCTGAAATGGAATGAACGGAGCGCAAAACTATATGATAAGCCGAATATGCCAACTGCCACGATTGGATCTAACATGATATTTGAGACAACAGCTATTTCACTAGAAGGGGCGCAAAAAAATGTTTACTACGGGTCAGTAAAGTGGGGTTGGAATATTAACAGCATTGCTGACTCCAATGGAAAAGTAGCAACTACAGACATTGAACTAGAACCTTTAGCAGTAGTAGAGATAGGAACTCCCTCCGCAGAGATGAAAGATTTGGCTAATACTTGGAATCAAGCAGATACTTATACACGCGATGCCCCCGAAGGGATACCAAACACTGGTATTCCCACAACAAATCACAGCACAACTCTTACTTTGCAAGAATTACAAGACCCTGCAAGAATTCAGCAAGAGATTAACAATCTTTTAGCCCAACTAAAACTTAATCAGCCAAAAAATGATAAGCAAAACAAACAGTTTGAGTTAAAATTCTTGAAAAAGAAATTGCAGGAACTGAAATGA
- the nrtS gene encoding nitrate/nitrite transporter NrtS, whose translation MKTINQFYAAWTDPSLKPTAIRVALVVGTTLFILNHGAAVLEGKMNRNRWLAGLVTYLVPYTVSIHGQHVARSQQR comes from the coding sequence ATGAAGACGATTAATCAGTTCTATGCAGCTTGGACTGACCCCTCCTTGAAGCCAACTGCAATTCGTGTTGCCTTAGTCGTTGGAACAACCCTATTTATCCTGAATCATGGGGCAGCTGTTCTAGAGGGAAAAATGAACCGCAATCGTTGGCTTGCTGGACTTGTAACCTATCTTGTTCCTTACACAGTTAGCATTCATGGACAGCATGTTGCTCGGTCGCAACAGCGCTAA
- a CDS encoding cyclopropane-fatty-acyl-phospholipid synthase family protein: MTQTTVNLTTAPSHVVLAAAGKTVLRPGGRAATEQLFEWANFQPGETVLELASGLGNSAIALAKRYNVQVVGIERDPDRVAIAQVKARSAGLDHRVEFIQGNIFQLKTISASFDYVLAEAILTMQTSAGKAKILTGVRDRLKVGGKFLSHELLARDHLESLRPDLTQVTRVNATPLPERDWINTFAQLGLTVTQRQIGAMRLLEPIQVLRDEGVIQTVQIVWNILTQPLIRDRILMMRRVFTQHQQDLGYIALCAVREL, translated from the coding sequence ATGACACAAACTACTGTCAATCTGACAACAGCACCAAGTCATGTTGTCCTGGCGGCTGCGGGTAAAACCGTTCTCCGTCCGGGTGGACGTGCCGCCACCGAACAGCTCTTTGAATGGGCGAATTTCCAACCTGGTGAAACTGTTCTGGAACTCGCTTCTGGTTTAGGAAATAGCGCGATTGCTCTAGCAAAACGCTACAATGTCCAAGTTGTTGGTATTGAAAGAGATCCTGATCGAGTTGCGATCGCCCAAGTCAAAGCGCGATCGGCTGGCTTAGATCATCGGGTTGAGTTTATTCAAGGCAATATTTTTCAGCTAAAAACCATTTCTGCATCGTTTGACTATGTGTTAGCAGAAGCCATTCTCACTATGCAAACGTCTGCTGGCAAAGCCAAAATTCTGACAGGTGTGCGTGATCGGCTTAAAGTCGGCGGCAAATTTCTCAGCCATGAACTGCTAGCGCGTGACCATTTAGAATCACTTCGGCCAGACCTGACACAAGTGACTCGTGTGAATGCTACGCCACTGCCGGAACGAGACTGGATCAACACCTTCGCTCAATTAGGGCTAACAGTAACCCAGCGGCAAATTGGTGCAATGAGATTGCTTGAGCCGATTCAGGTACTGAGAGATGAAGGAGTAATTCAGACGGTTCAGATTGTTTGGAATATTTTGACTCAGCCTCTGATCCGCGATCGCATTCTAATGATGCGACGAGTCTTCACTCAGCACCAACAAGACTTGGGCTATATCGCTTTGTGCGCTGTTAGAGAATTGTAA
- a CDS encoding ASCH domain-containing protein gives MKALSVRQPWAWAIIYALKNVENRGWPIHYRGDILIHAAKTCTKKEYQLAREFCQGMGVVIPELISLRRGQVIGVVTIVDCKFSQIASGWGMPLQYHWQLENPREITPIPYIGRLGIFEVPDDLVMEVAA, from the coding sequence GTGAAAGCGCTATCTGTCCGTCAGCCTTGGGCATGGGCAATTATTTATGCTCTCAAAAATGTTGAAAACCGTGGCTGGCCCATTCATTATCGCGGCGATATTCTCATTCACGCTGCAAAAACCTGTACCAAAAAAGAATACCAGCTAGCGAGAGAATTTTGCCAAGGGATGGGGGTAGTAATCCCCGAATTAATCTCTCTACGTCGTGGCCAAGTTATTGGCGTTGTCACAATAGTAGATTGCAAGTTTTCACAAATTGCGTCTGGCTGGGGAATGCCTCTTCAGTACCATTGGCAGCTGGAGAATCCGCGAGAGATTACGCCGATTCCTTACATTGGGCGATTGGGAATTTTTGAAGTACCCGATGATTTGGTCATGGAGGTGGCTGCATGA
- a CDS encoding isopentenyl phosphate kinase, giving the protein MELVLVKLGGSLITDKDKPYTARREVITQLVEQVSLIKHENPNLKLIIGNGAGSFAHQSANKYNTINGFSCDEEKLGFCLVHQDALDLNFLLAKSFLQAGLSVVSLPPITMIITHNKKLLKSDFSVIESTLKAGLIPLIFGDVVLDQAIGGTVLSTDAMLAELAKYFYLQGKFKVRLINVGNYAGVYDQDGQVVSNITQANYSQIKPFLGKSKSVDVTGGMAKKVEEFLTISSLGIDCWIIDGNIPGNLASSVLGTPTLGTLIRAF; this is encoded by the coding sequence ATGGAATTAGTATTGGTGAAGCTAGGAGGTTCCTTAATTACTGACAAGGATAAACCTTATACTGCTCGAAGAGAAGTTATAACACAACTGGTTGAGCAAGTGAGCCTAATCAAACATGAAAATCCTAATCTGAAACTGATTATTGGTAACGGCGCTGGTTCTTTCGCACATCAATCAGCGAATAAATATAATACAATTAATGGTTTTTCATGTGATGAAGAAAAACTAGGGTTCTGCTTAGTTCACCAAGATGCTTTAGATTTAAATTTCTTACTAGCTAAAAGTTTTTTACAGGCAGGTTTATCAGTGGTAAGTTTGCCACCTATTACTATGATAATCACTCATAATAAGAAACTGTTGAAGAGTGACTTTAGTGTAATAGAAAGTACTCTAAAAGCAGGTTTAATTCCTTTAATTTTTGGTGATGTCGTTCTAGATCAAGCTATTGGTGGTACTGTCCTTTCGACAGATGCAATGCTTGCAGAACTAGCGAAATACTTCTATCTTCAAGGTAAGTTTAAAGTTAGACTAATAAATGTTGGGAATTATGCAGGCGTATATGACCAAGATGGGCAAGTAGTTTCCAATATTACTCAAGCTAACTATTCTCAGATTAAACCTTTCTTGGGCAAGAGCAAATCAGTAGATGTTACTGGCGGGATGGCTAAGAAAGTTGAGGAGTTTTTGACTATTTCTAGTTTAGGGATTGACTGTTGGATAATTGATGGGAATATCCCAGGGAATTTAGCCTCTTCAGTTTTAGGTACGCCAACTCTAGGCACTTTAATTAGGGCATTTTAA
- a CDS encoding DUF4351 domain-containing protein has translation MSYDNTTKYLAELYPAEFAKWLLPDKTTEVTVLKTELSIDPIRADYVTFLQTSSRILHIEFQTLPKSNPPIPLRVLDYYVRLKRQYNTPITQVVIFLQQSSDPIAFTEEYTDEFTSHRYQVIRLWEQDSAFFLDNPALLPLAPLTRTDSPAALLSQVAQNIAKILDRDERQNIAGCTEIFAGLRFEKDLIRQFLREDIMQESVIYQDILQKGNKQGEERLILRQLNRRFGEIDSSNIERVRVLSVEQLETLGEALLDFSSVEDLVAWLDQLG, from the coding sequence TTGAGTTACGATAATACTACCAAGTACTTAGCTGAATTGTATCCCGCAGAGTTTGCCAAGTGGTTGCTACCAGATAAAACTACAGAAGTTACAGTACTTAAAACTGAACTTTCAATAGATCCAATCCGCGCAGATTATGTCACATTTTTGCAAACAAGTAGCCGGATTTTGCATATTGAGTTTCAGACTCTCCCCAAATCTAATCCACCAATTCCTTTGCGGGTATTAGACTATTACGTGAGATTGAAACGGCAATATAACACACCAATAACTCAAGTCGTGATCTTCTTGCAACAAAGCAGTGACCCTATTGCATTTACTGAAGAATACACAGATGAGTTCACAAGTCACCGTTATCAAGTTATACGGTTATGGGAACAAGATTCAGCTTTTTTTCTGGATAATCCAGCGCTATTGCCTCTTGCACCTTTAACTCGAACTGATTCACCCGCCGCTTTATTATCCCAAGTAGCTCAAAATATCGCTAAAATTCTAGATAGGGATGAAAGGCAGAACATTGCTGGATGTACAGAGATATTTGCAGGTTTAAGGTTTGAAAAAGATTTAATTCGTCAATTTTTACGGGAGGATATTATGCAGGAATCTGTTATCTATCAGGATATTTTGCAGAAAGGTAATAAACAAGGTGAAGAACGTTTGATTCTTCGCCAATTAAATAGACGTTTTGGTGAGATTGATTCATCAAATATTGAAAGAGTTAGAGTCTTATCTGTTGAACAATTGGAAACTCTAGGAGAAGCATTATTAGATTTTTCCTCAGTTGAAGATTTAGTAGCTTGGTTAGACCAATTAGGATAA
- a CDS encoding DnaB-like helicase C-terminal domain-containing protein, translated as MKDLRLNRLQSRKLKREVDSRSEKRPTKADFRESGGFEQEAAVMLGLYREDYYDKQTTQKGIFEVSVLKSRFSSETTVNKIV; from the coding sequence CTGAAGGATTTAAGACTAAATCGGCTCCAGTCAAGAAAGTTAAAAAGAGAGGTTGATTCACGTTCCGAAAAGCGCCCAACTAAAGCAGACTTTCGAGAATCAGGAGGATTTGAACAGGAGGCTGCTGTGATGTTGGGTTTGTACCGGGAAGATTACTACGACAAGCAGACTACCCAAAAAGGCATTTTTGAAGTTTCAGTTTTGAAAAGTCGGTTTAGTAGTGAGACGACTGTTAATAAGATTGTTTGA